A stretch of DNA from Manihot esculenta cultivar AM560-2 chromosome 7, M.esculenta_v8, whole genome shotgun sequence:
ttataaaaccctattttctgaatctcaCATCATCAATTAGTAATAGAAAAAGTAATCGAATCACCTTTTTAAAATgccttgaaatttaatttttataaatttataaatctatctgaaataattaaattaacaaaatttaattttcaaatcaaagtaacaaattaaaaattttaaattcaatttttataaataaataaaaatttcaataaattcaaaatttaaactcaataaatataataaaaattaagaaaaaaaatattttttattttaaaatataatataattaataaatttatttttctatttttaaaatttaatactttaatttttaaaatttaatactttaatttttaaaatttaattttattaaaatctaacAAAAAATTCAATCTTAATcttcacaaataaataaaaactttaacGGTATTTGGTATGGAATCTGATTAGTGTCCATTACAACCGAAATTTTATATTCGTACATATTCTAAGTTAAAGATTTTAGCTGATAAATAAGATTGAATTAatttcttcaaaaaaaaaaaaaaaagattgaatTAAGTTTATTTTAAGATTGACGGAAAGTTCAGGACTCATTTGGCTTATAGGTAGCACTTGGCCCACGTTTATTCGCTGCTACGACTTTGCAAACTATCCCATTTCTACTTTCTGAATCCTCGCTGTGTAAGTGGGAAGTCCTGGAGTAAAAAGGATGAAGATTTTTCATGTCCCTTGCTTGGAGGATAACTTTGCCTATCTGTAAGTGATTTTTATTTGTTAGATCATGATTGTCTGATTTCGATTTTTGACTTATAGTAAATTTACGCAGGATTATCGATGAGAACACTCAAGAAGCGGCAGTGGTAGATCCCGTCGAGCCGGATAAGATTTTTGAAGCTGCTAATCAGCACCAAGTCCATCTCAAGTTTGTTCTCACCACTCATCATCACTGGTACTGCTcagattaattaatttctaatttttctcGACTGCCCAGGAAGTGATCATTTCGATTTTTGTGTTTGGTAGGGATCATGCAGGGGGGAATGAGAAGATGAAGCAGCTGGTGCCTGGGCTTCAGGTTTATGGTGGTTCCTTTGACAACGTGAAGGGTTGTACCCATCAATTGGATAACGGTGATAAATTGCAACTTGGGTCTCACGTTAATATTTTGGCCCTTCACACTCCTTGGTATGCTTTTATACCCTTACCGTTGCAAGTTTTGCCTTTCCTCCATCATCATCTTGGTATGCATTTATTCACATGACACTCCTCCTCTGCTAATTAGTTCTATTCcaagattaaatttttatgcttttTTACGCAATTTCTCTTCTACTTCTTTGCATAAAGTGAGGGCCTGTTAGTGGGAAATTTGTGTAGAAAAAAGTTGGATTTCCATAAGTTCTTCTCTAGTGATTTAGCTTGAGGGAGAAAAAACGGTAGTTGGAGCTTTTCACTTGCATAATACACATCGAAAGGTTATCATATTCTAGGGACCCATTTCATGAATTTGAACTTTTACTTGATCAGTGGAGGAATACAAACATGGGCTGAGTTCTCTTGCACATGAATTTTTCTCAAACTACCGAGGCTTCTGAAAATTCTTGCTTATTTGGTTATAATTTCAATCTTTTTCAGAGTATCCTTTTCATCCATAGAAGTAACAAATTGATTGTTTAATCTTCTTCCTTATTAACCAACTTTCCTTTGGTATTTGGTAGTCACACCAAAGGACACATCAGTTATTATGTGACGGGCAAGGATGGAGAGGATCCAGCAGTTTTCACTGGTGACACTCTAGTAAGTTCAGAGGAAGATCTTATGTCTTTTATCTGaaacattttttttaactagatatataaattaagcttattattttttttatagttagTTGAGGTAGGGAAGGGGAATGGAACCCTGGTCAACAGGGAATTTCCATATATACCTTGTCAATCCATCTAGTGAGTGGTAGGCTAAAGTAAGCTTATTTTAATCAGCAATATGAATGCTTTTGCAAGGAAAAATTCTTCTCCTCTTGTCATCTGGTATAATCATATGACCAACAAATGGTAATCAGCTTTGTGCGAGCATCTCTAAGAAATTGTTTGGTATTCAGAGCTTTCCAAATTTAGGGAAGATAAAGTATGGAAAATATGTAGAATATAAACTTGCTAGGTACAACTGCTCGTGGCAAGTTCTCACGCCACTTGTTTAATTAGCCTAAATTCCCTTTAAAGATAATATTTCAGTTCTGATAATACAGTTTAAAGAAAATTGGCATTTCTAATTTAGTTGATTTGCAGTTTATTGCTGGTTGTGGGAAATTTTTTGAAGGCACAGCAGAACAGATGTATCAATCGCTGTGTCAAACATTGGGTTCATTGCCAAAGCCTACTCAAGTCTATTGTGGTCATGAGGTAACTATTTTCTGAATTTGGTTTGTTAGTAAAGGTAAAGTTGATAATTGGTATTGTTTTCCTTTCTCTCTGGATAGGGAGACAATTTGTCCCCCCTACTCTCAACATTTGAGCCATTATTATGGTTTATGGTAAGTTTGAAGATGAAGATACTAGTAGAGATGTTTCTTATATTCTATAGTGAGAGTGCATATCATGGTTTTAGATCACGGTCACAGTCTAACAGAAATAGACCTGTAACAGCTGTAACGTAACGGTAACGGCCTGACTCtactcaaattttttaaatcaatttgcaAAGGTTATAAAATGAAATGATGttgattagatttaattcaGAATAATGTAATATAAATGCATAACaaacataaatatattaaatatagactatttaacttaaattaagcatcatatagtttaaaataagaaaaaccaaAGCAATCTTTATAGATCAAGTAAACTAATAGCTTAaagtatatttttaattcaaaactaacactttaattcataaaaaattaaaataaagacaAAAAATAAcagctaaaaaataaaatacagaaAATTTAACTAATCTTTTAAAAGAAACAAGCTTGGAAATGCAGTGGTTTATGATTGATCTAAGCTTGTATGAGAAATATACAGGGAATATTGgaatttgaaagagaaaggaaagagaaaactTGAAAAATATTGCCTTTAAAGTTGCTGGAAAATGTGAAAACTAAAAAAGATGAGAATAGGGGCAAAAGAGAAaggatataaaagaattttatcATTGGTAACAACTGTTACCGTTACTTCGCGGTCAGTAACTGTCCATTACGTAACGACCGTTACACTTGCAACTCATGTGGGGCCGTTGTGTAACAGAGTAATGGGCAGTGGGTCTCTAAAACCCGTTATATAATGTCCGTTACGTTTGGGTAATGTAACGGCTGTTTTTTAAAACCATGGTGCATATAAGAATAGGTCTAAATTGATTGGCGGGATTGTTAATAAGGATAATTTACCAAACTTATTCTTGAGCATTTCTTATGATAGTGGATGATTTATGAGTAGTGGCATTTGCTGCTAATACTGAGGGGTGTGAGTTTATGCATTCTGTCAATATGTGGTATAATGGCAACAACTGGAAGTGCTATATGCCAGAAACAATgagaaaaatcatcaaagtGATACAGTAcgcaatctggtcatgggattGTGCTACTGGTTGGTTTAAGCCGTTTTCCATGAAACGACATAGTTAATACTTTCATATTTGTCATTCTAGTTATTGGAAGATGATAGCAAGAGTGCTGTAAGTCTAGGCCCAAGGCAGCTGAATGTTTACCTCAGGAAGAAATTCGGAAACAAAGAAGGCTCAAGGACATATTGGAGTACAGGACAACTGGAATTATTGAGAAGAAAAAGACAAATGGGAAGGAATATTGTTAGTTAGGCTGTTAGAGGATTTCTCGGGGATAGGTTTGTCCTTCAGAGAATGCTCTTGTATTTAAATAACAGTAGACTGAAACTTGGAGGCATgagtattttcttttttttttttttagcataCTTGCTGGCTAGCATGAGCTAGAACAGGAGTCTCTCTTGGTTTATTTTCCCTGTTTGTATTAACATAGAGAGAAGGAATCTATACTGAGAAACTCTTGCTTGGTGTTAATACAAGACCAGTCCTTCTCCACTTCTTGTGTTTAAATCATTTCCAGTTTCTAACTTTATCAAATTGGTTTGTTTGACTTGTCGGATGCCTCCCCATCCATGATGAAAACTAAAATGGAAGGAAGAGTTGATGTGATAGAGAGGAACTTGGGCAGCATTGAGGAGCTACTAGCCACCATGAAAATGGATCAAGAAAAGAAGTTAGCATTGATGGAAGCAGAACAAGATCAAAAGTTTGCAAGGTTGGAATCATTGTCGACTTCCTTGGTTCGTGGAAAAGGGGTTACAAAGGAAGGTGACACTTTGAATATAACGCCTTAGTTTGGAACAGCTCCACCGTTCAGCCCATCACTTCTGTAAGTTCTACCTTGGTGGATGACTCCACTTTACCATTAAAAAGGTTGGAGCTACCCAACTTCGACGATCAAGAAGTTATTCTCAATAAGATTCTTTGACTTGAGAGCATCTACACCATTTAACTATTGTATTACAACTCTTAACACAGTTGCAATTTCGGGTCAAACAGAAAAAGAGTTGACTAGGGATGACAATGTTCGAATATCTCGATCACATTGTTTCAGCACAAGGTATGCCTATGAATTCTTCAATAACTGCAAGTGTGCTCAATTGGCCTCGACCAATATCCCTTAAGTGTGTTTGAGGGTTTTTAGAACTGATGGGCTACTACCGACGATTCATAAAGCATTATGGGCACATAGCATAACCGCTTACACATCTGCTTAAGGAGCACTAAGGGAAACTTATTTGGACCAAAAAGGCTGACGCAGCATTCAAAACACTGAAGCAGGCTCTGGTGACTTCTCCAGTGTTGGCTACTTCGGACTTTAGTAAAGTTTTTGTGGTGGAATGTGATGCCTCAGGAAGCGGTGTTGATGCAGGATAAGAGACCAATCGCTTTTTACAGTAAGGCATTAACTTCCTCCAATCTATCTAAGTCTGTATATGAGAAAGAGATGATGGCTTTAGTTTTGTCTATTCATCATTAGAGGCTCATTTTCAAGGCTGAAAATTTATAGTACAGAGTCTATAGAATGCTCATAGTAGCTTGAAGCACTTGTTACAGCAACAGATCCACACTTTGACACAATAAGAATGGGAAGCTAAATTGTTGGGTTATGACTTCGTGATTAGATATAAACCTAGTCAAACTAATAATGCTGTTGATGCCTTATCTCAACTCCATGAGGATCGGGAACTCACCACTATTATTTCTATTTATTGGTTGGATTGGGAACAAATTGAAGTTGAGATGAATGCCTATAGCAAATTATTGAAGTTCTGCAATCAAATCCCTCTTCAAATGCTAATTATATCCTGATTCATGGCAGACTATTTTATAGAGGGAGAGTGGTTCTACTAGCTTATCTGGTTGGATTCCTAAGCTCCTAGCAGAATTCCATTCCTCTCCTACTGGTGGGCATTATGGGGCTTTTCGTACATACAAACGATTAGCTTCTAACTTATATTGGCGAGGAATGATAAAGGATGTTTAACAATATGTGTCAGAATGTTTAATCTGCCACCGCAGTAAATATGAAGCTGCTTCACTTGCATGTTTACTTTAACCATTGCCCATTCCATCTAGAATTTGGGAAGATATTTCCATACACTTTATCACCGGCTTGCCACCCTCCCAAGGGATTGATGCTATTTTGGTAGTGGTTGATAGGCTGTCAAAGTATGCCCACTTCTTGGGTTTATGCCACCCTTGCTCAGCTAAAATGCTACCTGAAGTGTTTGTGAAAGACATCGTGAAGCTCCATGGAATGCCTAGAACGATTTTCAGTGATCGTGGTCCATTATTCCTAAGTCATTCCTAGTTAGAGTTATTCGGATTGCAAGGTACTAATTTACAAATGAGCACGACTTACCACCTGGAGACAGATGGGTAGATTGAGGTCTTAAACAGAGGATTGAAAATATACTTGCGTTGCTTTACTTTCGAACAACTCAACCATTGGAGCAAATGGCTTCTTTGGGTTGAGTATGGGTATAATTCAAGCTATCACAGTTTAGCTGGTTTAACTCCTTTCAAAAGctcagacaaaaaaaaaaaaaaaattcctttcGAAAGTGTTTATGGTAAACCTCCTCTCATGTTACAACAATATCTAGCAAGAGAAACCAAGGTGGAAGCAGTGGCTTAGGAACTAGTTACCAGGGATGAATTGCTTAGGCAATTACAATTTAAGAAGAGCTTAGCAGAGAATGGTGAAAGAGGCTAACAAACATCGACGAGATGTCGAATTTAAAGAAGGTGATTTGATCTTCCTCAAATTGTGCCCTTGTAGACAGACCAACCTGtcacactctctctctcccaaatTGGCAGCCAGGTACTATAGCTCTTTTTCGGTTGATGTCTGAGATCCAACAAGGGGTCAGGGTTAAGAGTATATTTTAATAGCTTGGCTTGTTCCtcctttttgttttcttttattcaCTTTTTTTGTCTTCTAGTGATGTGTAACTTAGACATGATTATGGGCATTACAGGGTTTATTTTCCCATGGGGCTAATGGATATTCAAGGCCAGGGCCTCCATGTGCAGGTTCGTGCACAGTCCGGCTTGTTGGGGCAAGTCCTGGACTTGTATAAGGAGTAGGCCCATGCATTGGGCCCTAATAAAACTAAGGCCCAGTCTTTCTAGTCCGGGCTTTGCCAAGGCCTTGGCGTCCAGAGCTTGGTCGTCAACAAGTGCCCCTTTACCCgctcattaattatttcatgatgtatGAGAGGTGAAGAATTTTGAgaggaattttttattctattctattccaattgaattaATCTTTACAAGGTTTGAGTACTTATACATAAAGATTCAACctaaattaggaatatttacaataagaataaaattccttaaatcaagcctaattaggattccaaagatttg
This window harbors:
- the LOC110619204 gene encoding hydroxyacylglutathione hydrolase cytoplasmic isoform X2, giving the protein MKIFHVPCLEDNFAYLIIDENTQEAAVVDPVEPDKIFEAANQHQVHLKDHAGGNEKMKQLVPGLQVYGGSFDNVKGCTHQLDNGDKLQLGSHVNILALHTPCHTKGHISYYVTGKDGEDPAVFTGDTLFIAGCGKFFEGTAEQMYQSLCQTLGSLPKPTQVYCGHEYTVKNLHFALTVEPDNVKTQHKLSWAQQQREAGLPTIPSTIEDEWETNPFMRVDLPDLQARVGCKSPVETIQKMRQLKDNWRG
- the LOC110619204 gene encoding hydroxyacylglutathione hydrolase cytoplasmic isoform X1 — translated: MKIFHVPCLEDNFAYLIIDENTQEAAVVDPVEPDKIFEAANQHQVHLKFVLTTHHHWDHAGGNEKMKQLVPGLQVYGGSFDNVKGCTHQLDNGDKLQLGSHVNILALHTPCHTKGHISYYVTGKDGEDPAVFTGDTLFIAGCGKFFEGTAEQMYQSLCQTLGSLPKPTQVYCGHEYTVKNLHFALTVEPDNVKTQHKLSWAQQQREAGLPTIPSTIEDEWETNPFMRVDLPDLQARVGCKSPVETIQKMRQLKDNWRG